The genomic segment GATGATACGGCCGGTAACTGCCCTCGAATGTATTAAGCACGCTGATATGCCCCCGGTACTTTATGTCAATCATAACGGGGACTGTCGCGATGCGCTCAATGCCGTATGCCTCGAGATGCGCTGCGCTGCGGTCTCTGTCCTGCGCATAATCGTTGACTATTTCCGGAACGCCGTTTCTGAGAACCCGCCCGGATACGCCTGTGGACGTTCTGGAAGCAAGCGACGGCACGCGCTGGACACCATACGAACCTGATACTGCCTCAACATCCCTCTCCATGTCCTGTATGACGGCGATTGCAGAAGGAGAATTTGTCACATAGGCGGCGGTTTCGGCTATCTTTGCGGTTACCGCCTGAAGACCTTCCGATCGGGAGATAAAGTCAAGCACATTGCCTATTCCTTCGACTGCAACCTTTTCAGATTTCATTGACAATTCTGCATCGAGAAGCGAAACTTTCAGATTTGCGGCAATTGAACTGTTTGCAATCTGCCTGAACCGGACAGGTGAAATTTCTGCACCTTCTTCATCCCGGAAAATAATAAAACCGCGAATCGCCTTGTTTGAATCCTTAAGCACCATTACGTAATTCGAGCAATTCCCGTCCTTCTCAAACAGGTGGGAAAAGTTATCAGTGAACGCGCTGTTCCCAAGCTCATGGATGAACATGTTCACTTTCCTGGAAGAGCTGATTAAAAGCTCCAGAAACGCCTTTGTAAAGACAATCCTGTCCCCGTTCCCGCTGTCAATTCTCTCGAACCGTTCGCCATCCTCGGCATAAACGGCGGACAGGACGCCCATTTCCCTCATAAATTCGTTCAACCGGGTGAGTGTTTCACGGATCGAACGCGAACTGCCCAAAGAAATCAGGGATGCTGACAGACTGGTCATCCCCCTTTCCAGATCGTTGATGCCTGCAGCCAGTGATTTCTCATCAATTCTTAAAGAAAATGTTCTGAACAATGCACCGAACATATTGTGGAACCGGTGCCAGAGCAGGGCTTCGACTTCTGAGATCAGCGGTGTCTTAACCGTTGCCAGGACGGTCCATCTGTTCCCCCTGTTGTCGGTGAAGGAAAATGCCAGTTTGGTGAAATTACCGCGGACAAACTGAAGGCCAAGAGTGGAGGAGGCTTCGTAACATGCCGCCGCCTCGTTAGGAGGCAGGCGTATCTCTTCGCTTCGGCCGGACGGAATCGTCTCATCTATATTTGTCCGTATATCACCTTCTGGAAGGAGGCGGTATTCTTCAAAATATCCTCCGGATACAAACAAGTCCATAATCAGGCTTATGACGCTCCCTGTATCCGTTATCCCGCCCTCGATTGCTGCGGATATACCCCTGTCAAACAGTTCTATCACATCTTCCGAAATTGAATATGCCTGCCTCGACTTGTCGAACATCGAGAAGGCAATTGTGTATGCATTTCTGGCGATTTCCTCCACATAGAGTTCTATTTCGGAATGATTTTGCAGAACGACGGCGAAGCGGCCCTGCTTGGACAAAATCGGTATAATGCTGCAATGCAGTTCGGTACCGTCAGCGCTGTTTCCTGACAAAGTTCTTCCCACGCACTGGCTCGAGACTGCATCCTGTATCTCGTTCCCGAAGGCCGACAGTCTGACCGGCAGTCCATATGACCAGACATTGAAGAGTCCGTCAGGAAACGATGCATACAGGGCAATTCCGTCAAGTGAATATTTACTGCAAAATTCCTCACCAAGTCTGAGGAGAGCAGACTTGGTTGAGGAGGAAGCCGTAAGCTCGGACACAATTCCAATGAGTTCATCCCTCATAACGGATGAACTCCTTGCGTCGCATATTTCGCTGAAGAAGTTTCTGGCGATTGAAGCAATGCCTTCCAGGTACCTGACCGGCTGGCTGATTCCCGAATCTGCGGGATTAAGACATTCCAGGAGTATTGCATATTTCATTTCCCCGGCTGTCGCCACCGGCAGTGCACATGACATGGTTGCGCCGGTTTCAACGCAGTATACGGTACCTGCAGCAACACATTTTCTGGCAGCTGAAACGGCTTCATCAGGCATAATAGCTGAGCCGGGCTTACCGTTCACATCGATTCGGTCAAAAAGATCGGGTGATGAACTGTAAAACCGGAACAGTGATGCAGATTTTGCACCCGAAAGGATCATCAGCTGCCCGGAGAGCCCTGTAAGAAGTTCCTCAGCGATCCCCTTCATGACGGAGTTGCTGTGGAGATACCGGCCTTTTGCTGAGGAAACTGACATTGTTTTTCACTTGCCAGAATTGAATATAATAATTGCCATGCAATTCACATCGTCGCAACTTCACCCGGCAGGATATAAACCGGGTGGACTCCGGGAGAGCACGGCCCGATTTACGTTCATTTTGTCAACATATATAGTCGCAGACAGCATGGAGCCCGAAGAATACATGAAAGCCGCCGGTCTGATAATCGGGTATGAGTGTCTTTTCGACTGCAGTACTGACCAGCTGAAGCTGCCTGCTGCAGTCCTGGGCGACATATACAGTCTGCTGAAAATGGAGGGCGTCCATGTGGATGAGGAGAGGTTGTCCTATCTTTTCGATTTCCATCTGGATGAAAGGATGAAAAGAATACAGAATTCCTTTGCGGAGACGGCAGTTTCGGATGTTGCGGGCAGGGTGCTCGAAGACATTGAGATAGACGATGTTTCGCTGACAAACAGGATCGTGAATATTGTTGCGGAACATTATCTGAGTCATTCCGCAGTCCGGCCGGAGGCGAGGAGCTTTCTTGAAAAAATGAGGAAGGATATGAAGATAGGCCTTGTATGCAATTCCCCGCTTGGAATTCCGCATACAAGATTGTCTGTTCAGATAAGGGATGCGGAAATTTCAGCCTGTTTTGATGACATGCAGTTCTCATCAGAAATGGGCATGTGCAGACCTCATGCAAGGCAATTCCGCTTTGCGCTGAGCAACCTGGGCCTGAGCGGGGAGGAATGCATGGCGATTACAGCGATAAAGGGAGATATCGATACACTCAGAAAACTTTCTTTTGCACGCGTATACTATCTCGGAGAAGGAAACAGCGGAGGACAGCAGGTATTCGGAACAGAGGTGCTGGAACATATCCGGGCGGATGTTTAAATCACTCCCATTCAATTGTTGCGGGAGGCTTGTTGGTTATGTCAAACACCACCCGTGTGACATCGCTTCCCAGCGTATTGGTGATCCTGGTGGATATGTTCTCGAGCACCTCATGCGGAATGTCCGAAAAGCGGGCGGTCATCGCATCTGTTGATCTCACCGCCCTCACGACTACCGTTTCACCGTAGGCCCTCTCATCCCCCTGCACCCCCACGCTCCTGACCGGAAGGAGCACCGCGAAGTACTGCCACGGAAGTTCGCCGATCATGCCTTCCGAGTGCGCCTTTTCCAGTTCTTCTTCAACAATGGCACACGCTTCCCGCTCGATATTTACCCTGTGGGTGTTTATAGGTCCCAGTATCCTTACCGCCAATCCGGGACCCGGAAACGGCTGCCTGTCGACAGACCCTATCCCCAGGCACCGCGCGACAGAGCGCACCTCATCCTTGTACAGATCGCGCAGCGGTTCTACCAGCCTGAGCCTCATGCCTTCAGGAAGACCTCCCACATTATGGTGCGACTTGATCCTGTCTCTCAGCGAATCGCCGCTTTCTATCCAGTCGGGAGCAATTGTTCCCTGCACCAGCCATTCGGCGCCAAAAAGCTTTGCCTCTTCCTCAAAAATTTCTATAAATTTCCTGCCTATTATCTGCCTTTTCATTTCAGGATCTGTCACGTTCTCGAGCAGCTTCAGAAACTTTCCTTCCGCATTTACAATCTTGAAGTTCAATTCCAGACTGTAAAAGAGGGTAGTGACATTCTCGGTTTCCCCTTTCCTCATGAAACCGGTGTCAACATAGATGCACAGAAGCCTTTCTCCTATAGCCCTGTTTGTGAGAACAGCGGCCACTGTGCTGTCGATTCCACCTGAAAGCGCGATAACAGCCCTGCCCTTTATTTCCCCGCTCAGTTTTGTTATCTGGCTTTCGATGAAATCCTCTGCATTCATCCGCTAACAACCTTTTCCTCCATTGGAGGACGGAGTTTAAATATTAAGCGATGCGGGCAAACAGAGGCTAAACGGCTGTACACCGTCGTTCCTATGTCTTCATTATGGCAAAGAGGAAAACAAGTACAGCGATCACTGCACCTATAATGGCGGCGATGATGCTCAGAAATGCTCCCCAAATGACCAGGCCAAGTCCCGGCTGCGTATAGCTGTACTGCTGCGCAAGTGAAAGCCAGACAACTGCAACAATGATTCCCACTACCAGAAGGACGGCACCGACAGCCCTGCTTTTTCCGGTGCCGAAATAGGAAGTGAAAGCACCCGCAAGCACCATGAAGATGCTGAATGTCAGG from the Candidatus Sysuiplasma jiujiangense genome contains:
- the guaA gene encoding glutamine-hydrolyzing GMP synthase; translation: MNAEDFIESQITKLSGEIKGRAVIALSGGIDSTVAAVLTNRAIGERLLCIYVDTGFMRKGETENVTTLFYSLELNFKIVNAEGKFLKLLENVTDPEMKRQIIGRKFIEIFEEEAKLFGAEWLVQGTIAPDWIESGDSLRDRIKSHHNVGGLPEGMRLRLVEPLRDLYKDEVRSVARCLGIGSVDRQPFPGPGLAVRILGPINTHRVNIEREACAIVEEELEKAHSEGMIGELPWQYFAVLLPVRSVGVQGDERAYGETVVVRAVRSTDAMTARFSDIPHEVLENISTRITNTLGSDVTRVVFDITNKPPATIEWE
- a CDS encoding GAF domain-containing protein, which produces MSVSSAKGRYLHSNSVMKGIAEELLTGLSGQLMILSGAKSASLFRFYSSSPDLFDRIDVNGKPGSAIMPDEAVSAARKCVAAGTVYCVETGATMSCALPVATAGEMKYAILLECLNPADSGISQPVRYLEGIASIARNFFSEICDARSSSVMRDELIGIVSELTASSSTKSALLRLGEEFCSKYSLDGIALYASFPDGLFNVWSYGLPVRLSAFGNEIQDAVSSQCVGRTLSGNSADGTELHCSIIPILSKQGRFAVVLQNHSEIELYVEEIARNAYTIAFSMFDKSRQAYSISEDVIELFDRGISAAIEGGITDTGSVISLIMDLFVSGGYFEEYRLLPEGDIRTNIDETIPSGRSEEIRLPPNEAAACYEASSTLGLQFVRGNFTKLAFSFTDNRGNRWTVLATVKTPLISEVEALLWHRFHNMFGALFRTFSLRIDEKSLAAGINDLERGMTSLSASLISLGSSRSIRETLTRLNEFMREMGVLSAVYAEDGERFERIDSGNGDRIVFTKAFLELLISSSRKVNMFIHELGNSAFTDNFSHLFEKDGNCSNYVMVLKDSNKAIRGFIIFRDEEGAEISPVRFRQIANSSIAANLKVSLLDAELSMKSEKVAVEGIGNVLDFISRSEGLQAVTAKIAETAAYVTNSPSAIAVIQDMERDVEAVSGSYGVQRVPSLASRTSTGVSGRVLRNGVPEIVNDYAQDRDRSAAHLEAYGIERIATVPVMIDIKYRGHISVLNTFEGSYRPYHLRILEKLSQILAFTFKYVNEKELKSRLLDDFDMLQDAEIALYSCDNTAGLLDEICTRTKQLLKASGVLLVSDINGIKRVINTTDASVEISSVVYDGGIIGMQFDESPYEARIVERVKMEEEWSSRLSISQMLLVRLSSQNNIVVAAYCKTDENSFSTPDIDRMNRLSRIASAAMDKLLLVEGLNSQLRHLEIMHLIVDSFVKRKSEVEVVSEIIPKVVEICNADVGLLWKHDGTRSKNIVVGEFYRTGKSENLVGTEVDAWKGITGVVFRTMKPMLVADASLDNYAVQLEGTEKQPFETLMATPLIVRGEVLGVLVVYRDRQPSFSAAELKSLIGLSEDISVVMSKYFGDGRSTRSDA
- a CDS encoding HAD hydrolase-like protein produces the protein MEPEEYMKAAGLIIGYECLFDCSTDQLKLPAAVLGDIYSLLKMEGVHVDEERLSYLFDFHLDERMKRIQNSFAETAVSDVAGRVLEDIEIDDVSLTNRIVNIVAEHYLSHSAVRPEARSFLEKMRKDMKIGLVCNSPLGIPHTRLSVQIRDAEISACFDDMQFSSEMGMCRPHARQFRFALSNLGLSGEECMAITAIKGDIDTLRKLSFARVYYLGEGNSGGQQVFGTEVLEHIRADV